The Ralstonia sp. RRA DNA segment CGCGATTATTCCGCGCTGGTGCTGTCGATGGAAATGCCGAAGGCGCAGCTTCACCAGCGGAACATCGCCATGCTTGGCAAGGTTCAGCTTCGCCGCCTGCGGGTGCCGGAGCTGATGACTAACGAGGACTGGAATTCGCTTACCGCGGCCACGGCAAAGATCTCCGATCTCAACCTGTACCTGGACGATCAGCCCGCTCTCACGCTGCTTGAAGTCCGCAGCAAGGCACGCATCATCAAGCGCAAGCATGGTCTGAATCTACTCGTGATCGATTACCTGGGCCTGATGACCGGCGGCCCGAGCGAAAACCGCAACCAAGAGGTTGGCAGTTACTCGCGCGGCCTGAAGGCGCTAGCCAAGGAACTTGACATTCCGATCATTGCACTCGCGCAGCTCAATCGCGGGCTGGAGAACCGCGCCGACAAGCGCCCGAGCATGGCCGACCTGCGCGACTCTGGCGAAATCGAGCAGGACGCGGACACGATCATGTTCCTGTACCGGGACGAGGTGTATCACCCGGACAGCCAGGCCAAAGGCATTTGCGAGGTGCTCATCGGTAAGCAGCGCCAGGGCGAAACCGGCATGGTGCCGCTGGCTTATCAGGGCGAGTTCACGCTGTTTCACGACTTGCAGCGCGGATACACGCCGCCGGAACCGCGGCACGCATCCCGGCACAGCTTGCGGGGTGACATGTGAGCCTGGGCGAAGAAACCTTCGCGCTGCACCTTCGGGCTGCTGGCATTGAGGATGATGTGACCGATAACGAGTTTCTGCGCAAATTCGGTGCGCGGATTAAGCGCAGCTTGTACTGCTGGGAATGGACTGGCGGTCGCACCGGAAATGGTTACGGCGCATGCCGAGTCGACGGCAAGAACGTTGGCGCGCACGTCGCTTCGTACGTCGCAGCCCATGGTCCTTTGGCTGCGGGGATGTGTGTGATGCATGTCTGTGACAACCCGCTATGCGTAAGGCCCGACCATCTTCAGGCCGGCAGCCTCGCGGACAACATGGTCGACAAGAAGCGCAAGGGTCGTGCCGCCAATGGTGAGAGCAACGGCAGAGCCAAGCTGACAGAAAGCCAGGTTGCGGAGATCCGCTCGTTGGTAAAGCAGGGCATCGCAAAAAAGGCGATTGCGAGAACGTACGGCATTTCAGACACCTTGGTTCGATACATCGCGATCGGGAAAAGTTGGTCTGAGGGTAAGCCCCGCTCGCCGGGAGAAGAAATGCTCTGCCAGCAACTTTCCGAGAAGGCTATATCCGGCTGGTGCCGCGAATACAAGTTCGCCCCTGAGCGCAAATGGCGTTTTGACGTGGCCTTTGTCGACGAGATGTTGGCAGTCGAGGTGGAGGGCGGTCACTGGGTCAATGGCAGGCATTCGCGCGGCTCCGGTTTTGAGGCCGACTGCATCAAGTACTCCACTGCCGCCGTGCTCGGCTGGCGCGTCCTGCGCTTCACCACGGATCAGGTTAAGAGCGGCATGGCGCTGCGCATGCTGCAACAGGCAATCGGGAGGGCTGCATGAGCGACGTTCGCTGCGTGGACTGCACAAAGTTCTCGCTGCAGGAGGACCGCGGCGCTGCGCTGATGGGGCGCGGCAAGTGCGCGGAAGAGGAAATCAAGTCGGTGCGCTACGACGCGCTGCGCAAGAAGCCGTGCAAGAAGTTCGTGGCGGCGATTGAGCAGGTGGCCGATGCGCGGGTCGAGTGGCTTCGGAAACAGGGGATCGTGTGATGGACGCAGAAAAGGGTACGCGAGCAGACGACTGGAACGGCTTCTGTTGCTACTGCGGAGGCTTCGGGCACCGGGCGCCTAACTGTCGGTGGAATCGCGTTCGGCTGGCGAGGGCGTGATGCGCAAGCGTTCAAGCTACCGCCCGCGCGCCTGCGGCTTGCCGCTGGTGTTCGGCCTGTCGCAGGAAATGAAGACCGACCTGCAGCTCACGCCGCTGGGCACGCTGGAGGGCTTCAAGGAAGGCACCGGAACTGAGCGTGGCGCCCACACGCTGGCCGCTGCCGTGAACCTCGCCGCCGTCCTGTCGCGCGAATTGACCGATCACGAAAAGCGCATCGCTGCCGAGGGCCTAGAGGCCATTCGCGGCGTGTTCAAGCGCGGCAACGCCGCCGGCAAGTGGGGCTGTTCGGGCGATGAGTACCGCGCCATCGGTGCGGCACTCGCGCTGGGCGCGGAACTGGCCGATTCGGCCAACCGCCGCACAGTGGCAGCCGCGATCAAGACCGTTTTTCAGGAGGCTGGACGATGAGCGAAATCACCCTCGTGAAGCAGGCGCCCGTAGCAATCCCCGAGGTGGATCGCGCCGCCGCCCGCCGCGTGCTGTTCGGCGCCATCGACGGCCTGGGCGAAAAGGGCAAGAAGCAATGGCGCCGGTTCGTGAACGGCCTGTTCAACCTGGAGCCCGGCGAGATGGTGGAGATCAAGACCGTACAAAAGCGGAACTCCAAATTCCATCGCAAGTTCTTCGCGCTGCTCAATGTGGGCTATGAGGCTTGGGATCCCGGTCGAAAGCACAAGACGCACAAAGGTCTGCCCGTCGCTAAGAACTTTGAGCAGTTTCGCGAGGATGTGACGATTCTGGCCGGTTACTACGAACAGACCTTCCGCATCGACGGTGCCATGAAACTGAAAGCCCGATCGATCAGCTTCGCGAACATGGAACAGCCTGAGTTCGAGGAACTGTATTCGGCTGTAGCTGATGTTCTCCTTGAGCACGTGCTGAGCAACTACGCGAACCGTGCGCAGCTAGATGAGGTTGTGAACAAGGTGATGGGGTTCCTATGACCAGGGCATGGCGTGAAAACCTTTCGGGACAGACGTTCGGACGCCTGACTGTTCTTCGCGAGATGTCGTCCGACAAAGCGCACCGCTCTTGGCTTTGTGTATGCACGTGCGGCACAGAGAAACTGGTTGGCCATCCTTCACTGAAAAGCGGAAAGACCAAGAGTTGCGGTTGCCTGCGTCGCGAACTTGTTGCGAAGAAGATGACCAGGCACGGAGCGTGCGCGAGCCGAAAGCCTACCCGCGCGTACAAGATTTGGTCTGGAATGATCGCTCGCTGCGAAATCAAATCGGCCTCGGGCTACGAGCAATACGGCGGGAGAGGAGTGAAGGTTTGTGATCGATGGAAGAGTTTCGAGAACTTCCTTGCAGATATGGGAGAGCCGCCTGCAGGCATGTCGATTGATCGGCTTGACGGGTCACGCGGCTATGAGCCCGGAAACTGCCGCTGGGCGACACGCCAACAACAGAACGAAAACCGCAAAAGCGTCCGCTGGATTGAGTTTGACGGCAAGCGCATGAACGTTGCGCAATGGGCCAAGCACTTGGGCATCAACAATTCAACGTTGCTGGAGGCGCTTGCGAAGCATCCTTTGGAGATCGCTCTGCGGGATAGGGGGCGAAATTGACCCGGGCCGAAAAGGACTACCTAGGCCGCGTAGCCGCGCTGGGATGCATCTTGTGCCGGCGACTGGGGTACGGCGAGACGCCGGCCGAAATCCACCATGTGCGTGAAGGGCAGGGGATGGCGCAGCGCGCGGAGAACTGGCTGGCTGTACCTCTCTGCCCGGAGCATCACCGCGGCAAGACCGGAATCCATGGCAACCGCATGGCGCTCAAGCAGGTGAAGGCAGACGAGGTCGATCTGCTGGCCTGGACGATTGAAGAACTGAACAGCTGAGGAAGCGGGGAATGGGAATTGAGAAGCGCCTCGAAAATTGGGCAGCAGTGGTCCGTGACCCGCGCTCGCAACCGCAGTGCTGCGCCTCGTGGGCAAAGCTGGCCACGGCCCTGCGCGACGCCGAGAAGGGCACCGTGGCCGAGCCACCCATCCCGCGCGACGTGCAAGACGGCTGGCTGGTTGAGCGCGCCTGGCAGCGCATCGCCGATCCCATCTCGAAGCGCCTGCTCCAGTACTACTACGTCCACCAGTTCCCGCCAGAGATCGTCTGCCGCATCCTCGTGCGCAAGTACGGCGCGTCGCACCACACCCTAAAGCACTGGAAGGTGCGGCTGGCGAAGGCGCATTCGATCGCGGCGCACGTGATTGACGGGGAGGTGGCGCGTGTGACAATGGCGGAAACGGTGCGCCGGATGACGCAAGGGGAAACGGTATGAAGGTGGCGGAACTGGAGGGCGCGCTTCTTGACTACTGGGTGGCGAAAGCTGAGGGCCTAGAAATCGATAGCGCGTTCGAGAAGGGTCTGCATCCCCATCTGTATGTGTTCGTCGATGGCGATCTGGCGGACTTCGCGCCAAGTAGCAACTGGGGCGACGGCGGCCCGCTCATTGAGCGGGGTCTTATTAGCCTGCTGTTTCTTCCAGCGGATTCACCGGATAGGACTCAGGACAGGTGGGAGGCATTCACCAATTCGGAAGGCCCATCTTTTGAGAGTGCCTCACCATTGGTTGCCGCCATGCGCGCCCACGTTGCCAGTAAGTTCGGCGACGACGTGCCGGACATTAACGCGTAGCAGCAATCGGCAGGATAGGAGGAGTGATGAGCGAAAAGCGCTATATCATCATGGAGTTGGGCGATGCGAAGCAGCTTGCACTGAATGCGTCGGCAGGTTTCGATGAGCGCATTGCCCATGTCATTGAGCGCATCAACGCCGAGGTTGGCGCTGACATCGAAGATATTGTCGCGCAGTTGAAGGGCATCAAACCATGTCATGCGTGTGTAGTTGAGGGCCAACAGGAACATTGCTGCTGCTGGCAAGCGAACAAGTTGGGGCGACGATTGCGCAGATTGATCGCAAGGGCAGATGGGGAGGACTCGCTGCCGGGATCGGCTGGCTAGGAGGAGGAATGAGCGAGATCGCAGAGATGAGTCCGACAGGTGAATGGCGATGGCATCAGCCGTCGGAATGGCAGCCCATGCGGTTGCAACTACGGTATTGGGCGCGGTGCCATGACGGCTCCGAGGGATTTTTCTGGAAAGACGCGCCATAGGTGGCGTACTAGGGGAGGCGCATCGCTAAGCTACTAGGCCAAGATCAAAACCCCTTGTAAACTGATCTCGCCTGTACTATCCTGCGCGTAGATTACTGAAGCCCTTGCGGCGTTTCCGGCTCTGACCGCGACAGCATCCATTCGGAGGGATGCTTGTCCTCAGACGAAGCGCAGCACCCAAGCCCGCCAATGAGCGGGCTTTTTGCTTTCCGGCCCATGGAAACCTCCACCGCTCTCCCGTCGCACTGCTACCGCGACCCCATGCTGGTATTGGAGCGGAAGCAGGAAGAGGAAGCGGCGGCCGAGAAGCGCGAGCAGGCCCGCAAGCTCGCACGTATGTCGCTGGCGCGCATCCGGGCCGAATCGCTGTTCACCAAGGACGCAGACTGATGTTCGCCCCGATCTCGATGTACATCTGGTGGGGCGTGTGGCTTTGCGCCCTGTACGGCTGAATCCAGCCGCTTCACCCAAACCGCAGGCTGCCCACACGGGCTAAGCGCGCCAACAGGGATTTGCCCCGACAGGCGAACGGGCTGGCGGTTTGGGTGAGGGAATGCGCAGGCTGATGCGCGCTGGAAGCCGTTAATCAGGAGGCGTCCGTGGCCCAGACGGATATGCCGGAGGAATTCAGCACCGGCCCCTCAACTTGCACGCGCTCGAAAGGGTGGCGAAGCGGTTCCTGTAGCAGGGAACGCCGGGCGCAACCGGCACCTTCACGCATACGCTCGCCGATGGGACGATGCCCCGAAGGCCGCGTGTGGCGCTCTCGCAGTAAGCCCCGGGCTATCTCCGGAAGGCCGAATGAGGATGCGAGCGTAGCCGTGAGGGTGGTAGCTCAGGGAGCAGGCCGGTCTCCAAATCCGCGCCGAGTTGGGTTCGATTCCTACGCTGCCCGCCAGAGGAAAGCCCCGGTACGCAAGCCGGCAGGTGGGTGCAGAGCCCGCGCACAGATCAATGCGGGGTAGCTCAGCGGAACGAGCGGCGGGCTCATAACCCGAAGGTCGGTGGTTCAAATCCACCCTCCGCAACCAGTTTCACGACTTCATCGCTGTCTCCTCCGTCGCTCGAAAGGCGACCTTAGCGCCCGCTTGGCTTCGGCCGGCGGGCGCGTTGTTTTTGTCGAGACCAACATGCACACACACCAGTCCGAACGGCACCCCAAGGCGGAGCGGTGGCCAAACGCCTGACCAGCGCAGTTGACGTGCTAGCTCGCCCGCGGCCGCCTGAGTTCCTGCTTGATCCCGAGAACTGGACCCACCACTACGAGCCGGCCAAGGACATGGCCGACTGGGTGAGGTCGCAGATCATCGAGGAAGGGCCGCTCCATAACGATGAGCACGCCCATCTGTTGGATGCTGACATCGCATTTCTCTGGGCGGCCGAGCGGTACGTAAAGCAGGGCCGCCACGTGCTTGGGCAGACCGAGGAGGTTGTGTTCCGGGTAGGGCGCTGGCAACGCGGGCGGCAGGAGCAGCAGCTCGCAGAGTGGTTCGGCCGCGTGCCAGCCTGGCTCATCACGCTGGATGCCGAGTACTGCGCTAATTGCTCAGACGCTGAGTTCTGCGCGCTGGTGGAGCACGAGCTTTACCACATCGGCCAAGAGACGGATGCCTTCGGCGCCCCGGCCTTCACCAAGGATGGATTACCGAAGCTGTTCCTGCGCGGACATGACGTCGAGGAGTTCGTTGGCGTGGTGCGTAGGTACGGCATAGGCGATTCCAACGGGATGCTGGCCAAGCTGGTGTCTGCGGCGAACTGCACTCCGGAGGTGGCGCGCATCGATGTCGCACGTGCGTGTGGGACATGATTGGCTAGAGCCGCATAGCTTAGACGCGACTTAGACGAGATTTCACATTATGGCAACGCTCACTGATGACGTGAAAGCGTTCATCGTGCAGGCGTTGGCCTGCTTTGACACACCCCATCAGGTATCCGACGCCGTCAAAGAGCAATTCGGATTGACGGTCAGTCGCCAGCAATGCGAGGCGTACGACCCCAGCAAGAAGATCGGCGCCGCCCTAAGCAAGAAATGGCGCGAACTCTTCGAAGAGACCCGAAAGCAGTTCCTTGCCGAAACCGGGTCGATCCCGATCGCAAATCAGGCCTACCGCCTGCGGGTGCTGAACCGCCTTCTGGTGAAGGCTGAGAAGCAGGGCAACGTCGCGATGGTCAGCCAACTGCTTGAGCAGGCGGCGAAAGAGGCTGGCGGCACTTTCACGAACAAGCATCGATTGGAGCATTCGGGCGAGGTGAAGACGCCGGAACTGAGGTTGGTGCTCAATGGAACTTTGCCTACACGAGCGCCAGACGGAGGCGTTTCTAACTGAAGCGACCGAGCTGCTGTATGGCGGTGCTGCCGGCGGCGGTAAGTCGCACCTGATGCGGGTCGCATCGATCGCCTGGTGCGTCGACATACCCGGCCTGCAGGTCTACATCTTCCGGCGCCTGTCGGACGACCTGCATAAGAACCACATGGAGGGCCATTCTGGCTTTCCGGCGCTGCTTTCAGAGTGGATCGAAGGCGGCCACGCCAAGATCAACTGGTCGAAGAACTTCATCGAGTTCTGGAACGGCTCGAAGATCCACCTTTGCCACTGCCAGTACGAGAAGGACGTCATCAAGTATCAGGGCGCGCAGATCCATGTGCTTCTGATCGATGAGCTGACGCACTTCACCGAGAAGATTTACCGCTACCTGCGCGGCCGCTGCCGCCTGGGTGGCTTGAAGGTGCCAGAGCGCTATCGCGGCCTGTTCCCGCGCATCATTTGCGGCTCTAACCCTGGGGGCGTCGGGCACAACTGGGTAAAAGCGGCGTTCATCGACATTGCGCCGCCGAAGGCGATAACCCAAATGCCGCCGAAAGAGGGCGGCAAGCGCCGGCAGTACATCCCGGCCAAGCTGGCCGACAACCCGTCGATGGCCGAGTCTGACCCGGACTATTCCAGCACTCTGGAGGGCTTGGGCAGTCCAGAGCTTGTCCGCGCGATGAGGGATGGTGACTGGGACATCGTTGCAGGCGGCATGTTCGACGACCTGTGGAGCCGCCCGGTACACGTTTTGGCGCCATTCGCTATCCCGTCGTCGTGGCGCGTTGACCGCGGATTCGACTGGGGCAGCAGCAAGCCTTTCTCGGTCATTTGGTTCGCTGAGAGCGATGGCACTGCGGCAACGCTGGCGGATGGCTCCAAGCGGCATTTCCCGCGCGGGTCGATCTTCGCGATTGCCGAGTGGTACGGCTGGAACGGCAAGCCAAATGAGGGCTGCAAGATGCTGGCCGTCGACATTGCGCGCGAGATCGTCAAGCGCGAGAAGGCGATGCCGTACCAAGTGCGGCCCGGCCCGGCCGATACGTCGATCTTCGACACGCAGAACGGCAATTGCATCGCCGATGACATGGCAAAGGAGCGTGTCCGGTGGAACAAGGCTGATAAGTCGCCAGGCAGCCGGAAGAACGGCTGGGAAATGATCCGCAAGCTGCTCAAGCAGGCGAGCGGGAACGAATTGCCTGGCTTCTACGTGTTCAACACCTGCACACACATCATCCGGACGCTGCCTGTGCTTCCGCGCGACCAGCGCGACCAAGACGACGTTGACACTGCGGCCGAAGACCACGCATCTGATGTAGTCCGGTACCGCTGCAGCGCCAAGAAAACCGAAACAACTGTCGAGCCGCTGGCCGCATAACTGAAAACCCACGCATGAGCGACGTCCGCACACCATCTAAGGCCGTGTCAGCAATGGCCGAAGACTGGCCGCTGATCGATGCCCTCATGGGCGGCACATCGGCCATGCGCAAGGCTGGCAAGCTGTATCTGCCGCAGTGGCCGAACGAGCTGGACGATGCCTACAAGAACCGCGTAGCCACGGCGACCCTGTTCCCGGCGTTCTCGCGTACGGTCGAGGTTCTGACGGGCAAGCCGTTCGCCAAGCCGATCACCTACGGTGATGACGTGCCTGCGCGCATCAAGGAATGGTCGGAGGACATCGATCTCCAGGGCCGCAACCTGCACAGCTTCGCCGACAGCCTGTGCATGGAGGCGCTGGCGCGCGGGATTGGCGGCATCCTGGTCGACTTCCCCAGAACGACGGACAAGCGCGGCCGCCGGCTCTACAAGACGCTCGCCGATGAGAAACAGGCGGGCGTGCGGCCTTACTTCGTGCAGATTCTTGCCGGCAACATCTTGGGCTGGCGATCGCAGCGCATCAATGGCGTCGAGACGCTGACGCAGCTTCGGTTGCTGGAAACCGTCGTGGAGGAAGACGGCGAATTCGGCGAGGTCGAGATCGAGCAGGTCCGCGTGCTGTATCCGGGCCGGTGGGAGGTTTGGCGAAAGTCGGAGAAGTCGGTCGATGCGCTCAAGCCGGACTGGATTCTGTACGACAAGGGCGCCGTCAGCCTGAAGCGTATCCCGTTCGTTCCGTTCTACGGCAAGCGCACCGGCTTCATGACTGGCGTGCCGCCGCTGGCCGAGCTGGCCTACATGAACGTCGAGCACTGGCAGTCGAAGAGCGACCAGCAGACGATTCTGCATGTCGCGCGCGTGCCGATCCTGTTCGCCAAGATGCTCGGCGACAACAAGATCACCGTCGGCGGTGCTGCGGCGGTCAAGTGCGAAGATGAAAACGGCGACCTGAAGTACGTCGAGCACGGTGGCGCAGCCATCGAAGCAGGGCGACTCTCGTTGCTCGATCTCGAAGACCGCATGCGCCAGATCGGCGCCGAGCTGCTGGTCATCAAGCCCGGCAACACCAGCGTTACGCAGACACGGGCGGATAACGAGCCTGGCACATGCGCGCTGCAGCGGATCGTTCAGGGGCTAGAAGACAGCCTGGATGGCGCTTTGCAGCTTGCCGCCGAGTGGGTTGGCGAGCAGGAAGGTGGTCACATCCAGATCTTCCAGGACTTCGGCGTCGCATCGCTGGCCGAGGCATCGCTAGAACTGCTGCGGGACATGAACGTCGACGGCACGCTGTCGGATGAGACGCTGTTCCGCGAAACCCAGCGCCGTGGCGTTGTAAGCCCCGAATTGAACTGGGTCGGCGAGCAGGAGCGCATCAAGAAGAACCGACCCAAGCCTGGGACGGCACAGATCAACGACTGAGCGGCCAAGTGCCGCACCGATTAACCGAGGCCGCAGCTAACCCCTGCGGCCTTTTTCGTGTCCAGACGGCGGATGCCTGAGGACGAAACGCGGCGGATGCCGCACAGGAACATTGGGCGGATGCCCGGAGTAAGCCACCATGCCATTCAAGTACGACGCCGAAGGTCACATCGTTCTGCAGGAAGTCAACGGTCAGAAGCTGCCCGTGTTCGTTCATCCCGACGGCAAAGAAGCGCCGTTCGACGGTGACGGCACGGTCGCCACGATCGGCCGGCTGAACGGCGAGGCCAAGACGCACCGTGAAGCGAAGGAAGCAGCAGAAGCTGCGCTGAAGCCGTTCAAGGACGCCGGTTTGACCGATGCGGCCGCTGCGGCGAAGGCTCTGACGATCGTCAAGAACCTGGACGACAAGAAGCTGGTGGATGCCGGCGAAGTCGAGCGGGTGAAGGCCGAAGCAATCAAAGCTGTGGAAGAGAAGTACGCGCCGGTTATGAAGGAGCGTGACGATCTTCAGTCGGCTTTGGTGCAGGAAAAGGTCGGCGGCAGTTTCGCGCGTTCGAAGATGATCGCGGAAAAGTTGACCATCCCGGCCGACCTCGTGCAGGCCCGTTTTGGTGACGCGTTCAAGGTCGAAAACGGCAATGTCGTCGCGTACGACAAGTCCGGTAACAAGATCTTCAGCCGCACCAATCCTGGCGAACTGGCAGCCTTCGACGAAGCGCTGGAAGTCCTCATCGAGCACTACCCCCACCGGGACACCATCCTGAAGGGCACAGGTGCAAGCGGGGGCGGCGCCTCTGGCGGCAATGGTGGCGGTAGTGGTGTGCGCACGATTACCCGCGCACAGCTCGCAAGTCTCTCGCCTGCGGAGCAATCCAAAACGGCGCGTGACCCGAACGTAACCATCACGGACTGACTGTCCTTCCATCAAGATTCAAGCCACCTTCGGGTGGCTTTTTCATTTGAGGGCCCGCCCACATGAAAAGCATCTTTTCCAAGGTCCGCGTGCTTGTGCTCGCGGCATTTGCGGCCGTTGCGGCCGTCTACCCGATGGCTACCATGGCCAAGGTCGGCGCATGGCTCTATGACGCGCTGGTCGACCAGGTGGCGCGACCGATGCGTGACGGCTTCGTCGCCGGCTCCAACACGCTGACGCAACTGGTGCCGGATTTGTATGAGGCGCTCGACATCGTCTCGC contains these protein-coding regions:
- a CDS encoding DUF4055 domain-containing protein, producing MSDVRTPSKAVSAMAEDWPLIDALMGGTSAMRKAGKLYLPQWPNELDDAYKNRVATATLFPAFSRTVEVLTGKPFAKPITYGDDVPARIKEWSEDIDLQGRNLHSFADSLCMEALARGIGGILVDFPRTTDKRGRRLYKTLADEKQAGVRPYFVQILAGNILGWRSQRINGVETLTQLRLLETVVEEDGEFGEVEIEQVRVLYPGRWEVWRKSEKSVDALKPDWILYDKGAVSLKRIPFVPFYGKRTGFMTGVPPLAELAYMNVEHWQSKSDQQTILHVARVPILFAKMLGDNKITVGGAAAVKCEDENGDLKYVEHGGAAIEAGRLSLLDLEDRMRQIGAELLVIKPGNTSVTQTRADNEPGTCALQRIVQGLEDSLDGALQLAAEWVGEQEGGHIQIFQDFGVASLAEASLELLRDMNVDGTLSDETLFRETQRRGVVSPELNWVGEQERIKKNRPKPGTAQIND
- the dnaB gene encoding replicative DNA helicase encodes the protein MTARDDFVTPQSIEAEQSVLGGLMLDNDAVDRIDGLAREHFYRADHAEIFGAICELITAGQPADVVTVYERFAAKGAAEQVGGLSYLNALVQNTPSAANIRRYAAVVRDKAVKRQLLLLAADVPEMIVGADEARIVVDRVQSKLEALARERVKSEPVKASDDLGNYFDQLQAEAEGKVKAIPTGFRDLDDKLGGGMRGGELVIVAGRPAMGKTAFALNICNNVARDYSALVLSMEMPKAQLHQRNIAMLGKVQLRRLRVPELMTNEDWNSLTAATAKISDLNLYLDDQPALTLLEVRSKARIIKRKHGLNLLVIDYLGLMTGGPSENRNQEVGSYSRGLKALAKELDIPIIALAQLNRGLENRADKRPSMADLRDSGEIEQDADTIMFLYRDEVYHPDSQAKGICEVLIGKQRQGETGMVPLAYQGEFTLFHDLQRGYTPPEPRHASRHSLRGDM
- a CDS encoding HNH endonuclease — its product is MSLGEETFALHLRAAGIEDDVTDNEFLRKFGARIKRSLYCWEWTGGRTGNGYGACRVDGKNVGAHVASYVAAHGPLAAGMCVMHVCDNPLCVRPDHLQAGSLADNMVDKKRKGRAANGESNGRAKLTESQVAEIRSLVKQGIAKKAIARTYGISDTLVRYIAIGKSWSEGKPRSPGEEMLCQQLSEKAISGWCREYKFAPERKWRFDVAFVDEMLAVEVEGGHWVNGRHSRGSGFEADCIKYSTAAVLGWRVLRFTTDQVKSGMALRMLQQAIGRAA
- a CDS encoding phage protein NinX family protein, which gives rise to MKVAELEGALLDYWVAKAEGLEIDSAFEKGLHPHLYVFVDGDLADFAPSSNWGDGGPLIERGLISLLFLPADSPDRTQDRWEAFTNSEGPSFESASPLVAAMRAHVASKFGDDVPDINA
- a CDS encoding Ref family recombination enhancement nuclease, whose protein sequence is MTRAEKDYLGRVAALGCILCRRLGYGETPAEIHHVREGQGMAQRAENWLAVPLCPEHHRGKTGIHGNRMALKQVKADEVDLLAWTIEELNS
- a CDS encoding DUF1367 family protein, which gives rise to MSEITLVKQAPVAIPEVDRAAARRVLFGAIDGLGEKGKKQWRRFVNGLFNLEPGEMVEIKTVQKRNSKFHRKFFALLNVGYEAWDPGRKHKTHKGLPVAKNFEQFREDVTILAGYYEQTFRIDGAMKLKARSISFANMEQPEFEELYSAVADVLLEHVLSNYANRAQLDEVVNKVMGFL
- a CDS encoding DUF6651 domain-containing protein, whose product is MPFKYDAEGHIVLQEVNGQKLPVFVHPDGKEAPFDGDGTVATIGRLNGEAKTHREAKEAAEAALKPFKDAGLTDAAAAAKALTIVKNLDDKKLVDAGEVERVKAEAIKAVEEKYAPVMKERDDLQSALVQEKVGGSFARSKMIAEKLTIPADLVQARFGDAFKVENGNVVAYDKSGNKIFSRTNPGELAAFDEALEVLIEHYPHRDTILKGTGASGGGASGGNGGGSGVRTITRAQLASLSPAEQSKTARDPNVTITD
- a CDS encoding DUF2280 domain-containing protein; translated protein: MATLTDDVKAFIVQALACFDTPHQVSDAVKEQFGLTVSRQQCEAYDPSKKIGAALSKKWRELFEETRKQFLAETGSIPIANQAYRLRVLNRLLVKAEKQGNVAMVSQLLEQAAKEAGGTFTNKHRLEHSGEVKTPELRLVLNGTLPTRAPDGGVSN
- a CDS encoding terminase family protein, which codes for MELCLHERQTEAFLTEATELLYGGAAGGGKSHLMRVASIAWCVDIPGLQVYIFRRLSDDLHKNHMEGHSGFPALLSEWIEGGHAKINWSKNFIEFWNGSKIHLCHCQYEKDVIKYQGAQIHVLLIDELTHFTEKIYRYLRGRCRLGGLKVPERYRGLFPRIICGSNPGGVGHNWVKAAFIDIAPPKAITQMPPKEGGKRRQYIPAKLADNPSMAESDPDYSSTLEGLGSPELVRAMRDGDWDIVAGGMFDDLWSRPVHVLAPFAIPSSWRVDRGFDWGSSKPFSVIWFAESDGTAATLADGSKRHFPRGSIFAIAEWYGWNGKPNEGCKMLAVDIAREIVKREKAMPYQVRPGPADTSIFDTQNGNCIADDMAKERVRWNKADKSPGSRKNGWEMIRKLLKQASGNELPGFYVFNTCTHIIRTLPVLPRDQRDQDDVDTAAEDHASDVVRYRCSAKKTETTVEPLAA
- a CDS encoding putative metallopeptidase, whose product is MAKRLTSAVDVLARPRPPEFLLDPENWTHHYEPAKDMADWVRSQIIEEGPLHNDEHAHLLDADIAFLWAAERYVKQGRHVLGQTEEVVFRVGRWQRGRQEQQLAEWFGRVPAWLITLDAEYCANCSDAEFCALVEHELYHIGQETDAFGAPAFTKDGLPKLFLRGHDVEEFVGVVRRYGIGDSNGMLAKLVSAANCTPEVARIDVARACGT